AAAACTATTTTGTTGGTCAGTCATGGCGGGGCCCTCGACATGATGTATCGACTGGCCAGCAATCAAGCCCTCGCAGCAGAAAAAGTTGTTAATGTCCCCAATGCTTCCCTGAATTGGATTAGCCACGATGGCAAGGCCTGGAAGGTGGATAGTTGGGCAGATACCAGCCATTTAGATGGCTTAGCGCTCGACAATTTAGATCTATAACGAGATCGAAATTAAATACCCTATTATTACGACATGAAACGATTCGTGAAGCTACCGCTCTATTTATTGCTGGCCATCCTTTCTATGCCGATTTACGCGATCAATCTTGAACCAAGTGATGTTCCCGATGGATTACCAGATCACATTGTTGGTGATATTGGTGTGGCAGTCTATTCGTCGAATATGCATATTGGGACCGAAGGAACGCAGTCGCTAGTGCTGCCTTATGCATTTTTTGACTACAAACGTTTTTTTGCTCGCATTGATGAGGTGGGAATTAAAACATTCAAAATGGGGTACGGCTATTTTGAAGTCATCGGCAAAATAGATCTAAATACTTACAAAGTGAAATCGCCAATCAATGGGGCATCCATTAATAAAAGTGATCCGATTCCATTGGGCTTGGGAACCTACCAAGAAACTCCGATCGGTGGATTTTTTGCGAACGCTTATCACGACTTTGGCAAATCTAAGGGTGCGCTGTATGAGCTTTTGTATTTTGCTGAACTCGAGACTTACAAAAATGTTGTTGTCTA
Above is a genomic segment from Polynucleobacter wuianus containing:
- a CDS encoding MipA/OmpV family protein — translated: MKRFVKLPLYLLLAILSMPIYAINLEPSDVPDGLPDHIVGDIGVAVYSSNMHIGTEGTQSLVLPYAFFDYKRFFARIDEVGIKTFKMGYGYFEVIGKIDLNTYKVKSPINGASINKSDPIPLGLGTYQETPIGGFFANAYHDFGKSKGALYELLYFAELETYKNVVVYPEVGIERQSSQYANYYYGISPGESNQTGYSAYTAPATSNLIAGFMVEIPVVDNWYINLYGRRKWLGNGINNSPVMNRSFQDNIFAALAYRFK